The sequence AACATCTAACAAAGTTTTACCTTGGCTTGGCAGTAGAAGCAAACCTAGAGCCCCCCATAGACAAGCAACATcagaactaagaaaaatataaccCTTTGGATAAAGGGAGAACAAAGCAAAACATTGCTTCAAATAAGTTGGCATTTGATCGTAGCTGAGTTTAAGTGCAGGAAGAATACTTTCCAAATTCCAAATATCATTAGTTCTCAGTGACTCCCACTCATGCTTGGTACGATTAGAAAGTAGTAGACTCCCCAGTGTTCTGATGACCAAAGGAAGCCCTTTACATTTTCCCACAATTTCTTTTCCAATCATAACCAAATCCGAGTGCTTTTTCTCTTCCCTGTTTCTGAATGCACATTCAAGAAACAGAAACATTGAGTTCTCTTCGGAAAGAGGTTGTAGCTTGTAAGCGGGTACAGTACCCATCATAGAAGCAACTTTAGAACTCCGTGTTGTCAACAGGATTTTACCACCTTTATTGCTCATTTCAATTAAAAATCTCAGCTCCATCCATTTAACACGATCTTCATTCCATACATTGTCCAAGACAAGCAGGAACTTTTGACCAGCAAGCGTATCCTTTAAGAGACGTATCAAAGTCTCCATGTCCAGTTCTTTTAAATTCAGTTGGCGCAAATGAGAACTCGCAGAGTTGATGATCTTAACAATCAATTGCTGGATATCAAAGTCCAGAGAGACAGACACCCACAATTTCAATGGGAAACACTGAGTTACCCTCTCATCACGGAAGACAAGCTGAGCAAGTGTGGTCTTTCCTACTCCTCCCGTCCCCACAATGGGAATAACTGGGATACGTTCGTCATCATCTTCAGGATTCTGCTGCATTAGGAGGTCTATGATAAATTCTTTATCGATCTCCCGTCCTATCACATTCACATCTGCAGCAACGAGAGAGGTCGTTTCCCTGCTCCTATGTGAAACGTGGTTATCAACATCAATTGCTTCTAGAGCAAACTTACTCATATCAGCTGCAACCATGTCTAGTCTCTTCTTCAGTGACTTCATTTTTCGAGCCATCTTAACGCGAAAAACAATAGAATTAGAAGTTGTGAAGAATTGCTGTACCTTGGAGGCTCTATCCACATGATTCCGTAACACTTGGGTTTGAATATCATCAAGGAAGTCGTCAGCATCACAGAGGACATTTTTCAACTCCCTTAGCCACACCGTCAGAGGTCGGTTATTTTCTTGCTTTCTCTCCGCATCCAGCAGCACAGATTTGACCAATAAAAGAGTGTCTTTCAACTGATTCATCTCGTCAGAAAAACCGCCCTTCAAACGGATTTCATCAAGTGCAGGTGAAGCAAGATCTGCTATCAGTCTCTCCATGATGCCGAAGGGGACAGGTTCCGGCATAGTTTCTGATACAAGAGGACCAAATGCTAGTCCAGAACTCGAAATGTGACTAAGGCTACACAATCAACCTTAGATATCAAAGTAAATAATAGCATGTATGTTATTAGATAGCTTAACTCGCAAGTATCTATTATNNNNNNNNNNNNNNNNNNNNNNNNNNNNNNNNNNNNNNNNNNNNNNNNNNNNNNNNNNNNNNNNNNNNNNNNNNNNNNNNNNNNNNNNNNNNNNNNNNNNNNNNNNNNNNNNNNNNNNNNNNNNNNTtgattaataatatttaaaaatattattattaattatatatttaatttaattgaaataaatatcaaattatttaatattttatttgaatactTTGACTATAACTAAACAATTATATTAAACACTTCCACCCCGTATAAGATTGTCACATCGTTTTTGTTAACTACATTCTGCATTGAATACATACTTCACAGACAATGATAAATATATATAACTTGATATGATCATGTTTTTTTGCTTAACCCATCAACATTAAAGTCCTTTTCCTTCTAAACTGCAAGGCTTGGTAAATAGATAATTATTGTTAAGCTTcaaattttctttgaaaaatacCAACTTGTAGTACCTAACCTTCATAATTATTGATTGCACCAAGGTTCAAAAGTAAAATTTTGGTGGAACTTTCATGAATCAAACTTGGCATTTCAATGTTAGAAATAACATATGGCTTCAACAGTATCATCAAAGAAAGTCTTGTTACCAAAAAGAGTCATGTTAACTTTATCATCAATCTGAATTATGCAAAACATGGTGTCACATGTAAAAACTAAGGAATGGTAAAAAAACAGATCAACAAGTAACAGATCCATAACCTTCAATTGAGAATGATATAGCCCATCAACAACATAAAGAGAACAACAACAAAGCATTTCCCATACTGCTACAAAAACTCTTTATTGAGCCATCAAACTAACCAAATCTAAATTCTTCGTTTCCTTGGGAGTCGGCAACCATTATGAGGCTTTCTAGTGGTATCTTCAATGTGAACAACCGGATTTCTACTTTTGTCCGCTCGAGAATCCAAAAAACCCTCCAACCAGCTCATTATTGCTTGCCTTTTTCTCCTGAAATGAGTAAATCCATTCACTTTCATAACAACAGCTTTCAACCCCAAACCCCTTGCCCTTCGCCCGACAACCTCTGAAGTTGCCTCAGCAGCATACCTAGCAAGCTTCTGCCCTGATTTCATCTCTTTCACGGAACCAACAGAGCCGCTAAGCTTTATGTTCCCTTTAGAATCTGTTACGGTAACAAACGTGTTGTTCCGCAGCATCTTTATATGAACAAAATCGGCGTCTCTCTCATATTGATTACTGTAAACCTGAAGATGATCCTGGCCATCTTCATCTATAACCCCTCTCACAAAATCCATAGGCCTGGAACTCTTCTCAGTCTCGGTCTCACCATCATTCTCATTGCTTACATTTAGATTCTCCCTATCCCGCATAAAAAAAGGACGAGTACCCGAATCACGGCCAAAACCCCTCCTATTCTGAGCATAATTGGCACCTCTTGAGTTTGAGTTCTCTCCATTCTGCATGAAAAAAGGAAGATTATCCGGTTGACGGTTGAAACTCCTCTCATTCTCAGCACCACTTCCATTCATGTTCCGCATCACCCTATCCC is a genomic window of Arachis ipaensis cultivar K30076 chromosome B06, Araip1.1, whole genome shotgun sequence containing:
- the LOC107645482 gene encoding probable ribosomal protein S11, mitochondrial isoform X1, translating into MYRYLSSIGHVRGSSLFSLVAPKPSRSLISAFSSGSLQNHIEHVRGFSTGESDPNRPFSMLDRLNENSRSGNETLPDAIRDRVMRNMNGSGAENERSFNRQPDNLPFFMQNGENSNSRGANYAQNRRGFGRDSGTRPFFMRDRENLNVSNENDGETETEKSSRPMDFVRGVIDEDGQDHLQVYSNQYERDADFVHIKMLRNNTFVTVTDSKGNIKLSGSVGSVKEMKSGQKLARYAAEATSEVVGRRARGLGLKAVVMKVNGFTHFRRKRQAIMSWLEGFLDSRADKSRNPVVHIEDTTRKPHNGCRLPRKRRI
- the LOC107645482 gene encoding probable ribosomal protein S11, mitochondrial isoform X2 gives rise to the protein MRNMNGSGAENERSFNRQPDNLPFFMQNGENSNSRGANYAQNRRGFGRDSGTRPFFMRDRENLNVSNENDGETETEKSSRPMDFVRGVIDEDGQDHLQVYSNQYERDADFVHIKMLRNNTFVTVTDSKGNIKLSGSVGSVKEMKSGQKLARYAAEATSEVVGRRARGLGLKAVVMKVNGFTHFRRKRQAIMSWLEGFLDSRADKSRNPVVHIEDTTRKPHNGCRLPRKRRI
- the LOC107646285 gene encoding putative disease resistance protein RGA1, coding for MPEPVPFGIMERLIADLASPALDEIRLKGGFSDEMNQLKDTLLLVKSVLLDAERKQENNRPLTVWLRELKNVLCDADDFLDDIQTQVLRNHVDRASKVQQFFTTSNSIVFRVKMARKMKSLKKRLDMVAADMSKFALEAIDVDNHVSHRSRETTSLVAADVNVIGREIDKEFIIDLLMQQNPEDDDERIPVIPIVGTGGVGKTTLAQLVFRDERVTQCFPLKLWVSVSLDFDIQQLIVKIINSASSHLRQLNLKELDMETLIRLLKDTLAGQKFLLVLDNVWNEDRVKWMELRFLIEMSNKGGKILLTTRSSKVASMMGTVPAYKLQPLSEENSMFLFLECAFRNREEKKHSDLVMIGKEIVGKCKGLPLVIRTLGSLLLSNRTKHEWESLRTNDIWNLESILPALKLSYDQMPTYLKQCFALFSLYPKGYIFLSSDVACLWGALGLLLLPSQGKTLLDVSNQYLSELSSRSFIQVVEDSGTFFYFQIHDLVHDLALLVARNECVLVSSDMQNISGNILHQSYIEDDLRGILFSRGIFRVRTILSPVHGVGAKDEVLLNAWISRYKSLRFLDLSDSTYETLPQSIVTLKHLRFLSLRNNTKIQRLPASICKLLNLQSLLLDGCTKLEVLPQELRNLINLRQLGITTKQSVLPESDIAKLSSLEYLCIKKCDKLESLFVGRKLPNLRTLEVDSCERLKSLPLNVNHFPQLETLVINKCGDLDFSEEVRNSTLRLKVLYLHSLPQLVETLPSCFQGSASTLEALAIKECNRLESLPEWLSTPSSLKSLQITNCPNLKSLPSDLHRPALKSFEISDCPRLQTTHQLKM